One Edaphobacter flagellatus genomic region harbors:
- a CDS encoding ABC transporter permease, translating into MTFAAIWRPLRRVLLTLPVLWVVVSVVFLLIHLVPGDPIVQMLGEGATASDVSALRHAYGLDAPLMDQYVHYWRGILHADLGQSLRLHDSVLHLVLQRYPYTLALTLAALVIGVAASIPAGIYSARHRNRWQDRTVGVISLVGLSFPNFALGPILIIVFSITLGWLPVSTAGSGGVVDFLLHLILPALTLGLSLAAVLTRMVRTAMLEELGQDYIRTARAKGLGENQIVYRHALRNALIPILTVIGLQFGSLLAGAIVTETIFSWPGIGRLTLSAISNRDYALVQGCILAVGLTYVAVNLLTDIAYTIANPRIRDS; encoded by the coding sequence ATGACTTTCGCTGCGATCTGGCGTCCATTGCGACGCGTCTTGCTGACGTTGCCGGTGCTGTGGGTCGTCGTCTCGGTCGTCTTTCTGCTGATTCATCTTGTGCCGGGCGATCCGATTGTGCAGATGCTGGGCGAGGGCGCTACGGCTTCGGATGTGAGTGCGCTGCGTCATGCTTACGGACTGGATGCGCCGTTGATGGACCAGTATGTCCACTATTGGCGCGGCATTCTTCATGCGGATCTGGGGCAGTCGCTTCGCCTGCATGACTCGGTGCTGCACCTTGTGTTGCAGCGCTATCCGTATACGCTGGCGCTGACACTGGCTGCGCTGGTGATTGGCGTTGCTGCTTCGATTCCGGCGGGAATTTATTCAGCACGCCATCGGAACCGCTGGCAGGATCGCACGGTGGGCGTGATTTCGCTGGTGGGACTGTCGTTTCCTAACTTTGCTCTCGGTCCGATTCTCATTATTGTCTTCTCGATCACGCTTGGGTGGCTGCCGGTCTCGACTGCGGGTTCAGGGGGCGTGGTGGATTTTTTGTTGCATCTGATTTTGCCTGCGCTGACCCTTGGGCTTTCGCTGGCGGCGGTGCTGACACGCATGGTGAGGACGGCGATGCTCGAAGAACTTGGGCAGGACTACATTCGCACGGCACGCGCGAAGGGGCTTGGTGAGAATCAGATTGTTTATCGCCATGCCTTGCGTAATGCTCTTATCCCGATCCTGACGGTGATTGGTCTTCAGTTCGGCTCGTTGCTGGCAGGAGCGATTGTTACGGAGACGATCTTTAGCTGGCCGGGCATTGGGCGTCTTACGCTGTCGGCGATTTCGAATCGGGATTATGCGCTTGTGCAGGGATGCATTCTTGCTGTGGGGCTGACTTATGTTGCGGTCAATCTGCTTACGGATATTGCTTATACGATTGCGAATCCGCGCATACGCGACAGCTAG